The Engystomops pustulosus chromosome 1, aEngPut4.maternal, whole genome shotgun sequence genome has a window encoding:
- the POU4F2 gene encoding POU domain, class 4, transcription factor 2, which translates to MMMMSLSSKQAFSMAHSSSSLQDEAKFSALHSSSPHSSSSATSSPSVTSVRTSTGGGSSSSSEAMRRACLPTPPSNIFGGLDESLLARAEALAAVDIASQCKSHQHHHQHQHHTPHHSPFKPDATYHTMNTIPCTSASSSSSVPISHPSGSHHHHHHHHHHHHQPLEGELLDHITPGLTLGAITGPDGSVVSTPAHPHMSGMNPMHQAALSMAHAHGLPSHMGCMSDVDADPRDLEAFAERFKQRRIKLGVTQADVGAALANLKIPGVGSLSQSTICRFESLTLSHNNMIALKPILQAWLEEAEKSHREKLTKPELFNGAEKKRKRTSIAAPEKRSLEAYFAIQPRPSSEKIAAIAEKLDLKKNVVRVWFCNQRQKQKRMKYSAGI; encoded by the exons ATGATGATGATGTCTCTGAGCAGCAAGCAAGCCTTCAGCATggcccacagcagcagcagcctccaggaTGAGGCCAAGTTCTCTGCCCTGCACTCCTCCTCCCCACATTCATCGTCGTCGGCCACCAGTTCCCCCAGTGTCACCAGTGTGAGGACCAGCACCgggggaggcagcagcagcagctcggAGGCGATGAGAAGAGCCTGTCTCCCAACCCCACCG AGCAATATATTCGGGGGTCTGGATGAGAGTCTGCTGGCCCGTGCTGAAGCTCTGGCAGCTGTGGATATTGCGTCTCAGTGCAAGAgccaccagcaccaccaccagcaccagcaccacacTCCCCACCACAGCCCCTTCAAGCCGGACGCCACCTACCACACTATGAACACCATCCCCTGCACCTCtgcctcctcgtcctcctctgtgCCCATCTCCCATCCTTCTGGAtcccaccatcaccaccaccaccaccaccatcaccaccaccagcccctGGAAGGAGAACTTCTGGACCACATCACTCCTGGGCTAACACTGGGGGCCATAACAGGACCTGATGGTTCGGTGGTGTCCACTCCAGCTCACCCTCACATGTCAGGCATGAACCCCATGCACCAGGCTGCACTCAGCATGGCACATGCCCACGGGCTGCCATCACACATGGGATGCATGAGCGATGTGGACGCCGATCCCAGAGACTTGGAAGCATTTGCTGAAAGGTTCAAGCAGAGGAGGATCAAACTGGGGGTGACCCAGGCAGATGTGGGGGCTGCCCTGGCTAACCTGAAGATCCCTGGTGTAGGTTCCCTCAGCCAGAGCACCATCTGCAGGTTCGAGTCCCTCACCCTGTCCCACAACAACATGATCGCCCTAAAGCCCATCCTGCAAGCCTGGCTAGAAGAAGCCGAGAAGTCCCATCGGGAGAAGCTCACCAAGCCTGAGCTCTTCAATGGAGCCGAGAAGAAGAGGAAACGCACGTCCATAGCCGCCCCGGAGAAGAGATCCCTGGAAGCCTACTTCGCCATCCAGCCCAGACCTTCTTCAGAGAAGATCGCAGCCATCGCCGAGAAACTGGACCTGAAAAAGAACGTGGTCCGGGTCTGGTTCTGTAACCAAAG